The Planctellipticum variicoloris DNA window GGTGGCGGGATCGGCGGCCACCGCCAGTCCGCCGCCGATCAGCAGCGAACCGACTGTCAGCGAATTACGTGTCGCCAGGTAGTCGATCAGAGCGTTCTGGCCGTAGTAGCCGGCTCGTTTCAGGTCCTGGTCGATCGACTCGACCTCCGCACCGAGCTGCGGCAGCATGCCCGCGAGGGCTCGGGTCCAGGCGCTGGCTTTCCGGCCGCTGATGCGTTCGCCGAGCTCGGTGAGATCTCGCGTTTTCTGGCGGGCGTTGACGAACCCGCTGCCCAGGGCGAAGGCAATGGCGGCCACGGCGACGAAAACACCGGCAGTCAGCAGATCGAGCAGGAATTCGGGTGTCACAATCAATCCTTCCAGGATGCGAGCGCGGCTGAGATTTCGTTGTCGGGACGCGAATGACGGCTCAGTTTTCGGGACGCAGCAGGGCTGTGACCCAGAGGATGCCGATCAGTTCGAGCACGATGGCAACGACGAGCATCGAACGTCCCAGCGGGTCGGAGTAGAGCACCTCCAGGTGCTGCGGCTGCAGGACCATCAACGACAGATAGGCGATCGGGCAGACGGCGGCGATCAGCAGGGCCGATGCGCGGCCGGCTCCGGTGGCGGCGCGCATCTGCCGCCAGGCGGAGGTGCGGTCGCGGATGACTGAGCCCATCCGTTCGAGCGTGTCGGGCAGACTGCCGCCCGCCTGTCGCTGGACGACCAGCGTGGTCGTGAGAATGCGGAACTCCACCAGCCGGATGCGGGACGCCAGATGTTTCATGACGCTGTTGAAGGAGCGGCCGAGTTCGAGCTGACGGGAGCAGCGTTGAAACTCGCGGCCGAGGACGCCGCCGGCTTCTTCGCCAATCAGTTTGACGGCCTGATCGACGCTTTCGCCGGCGCGGACAGCGCGGGCGAACATATCGAGCACGGCGGGCAATTGCATACGGATCGCGTGGATTCGCTGACCGCGATTCCGAATCAGAATCAGCAGCGGGACGAACATTCCAAGCATCCCGGCGGCCAGCCCCCCGAGCGGCTGATCGAACGCGATCCAGACTCCACCGCCGGCGGCCAGACCGATGGCGATCATCAGCAGCGCGGCCGAGATCGGGCTGAGAGCATCGGTGGCTTCCAGCACGAGCCGGTCGAAGCCTTGATCGATCTTTCCCAGCAAC harbors:
- a CDS encoding type II secretion system F family protein, with product MLSLPVIVLLVFVGIVAIIVAAAMVVRDLMLSGDAGGGVSLRPRPIRIRRSLDVFDQPPARSLLGKIDQGFDRLVLEATDALSPISAALLMIAIGLAAGGGVWIAFDQPLGGLAAGMLGMFVPLLILIRNRGQRIHAIRMQLPAVLDMFARAVRAGESVDQAVKLIGEEAGGVLGREFQRCSRQLELGRSFNSVMKHLASRIRLVEFRILTTTLVVQRQAGGSLPDTLERMGSVIRDRTSAWRQMRAATGAGRASALLIAAVCPIAYLSLMVLQPQHLEVLYSDPLGRSMLVVAIVLELIGILWVTALLRPEN